DNA from Serinus canaria isolate serCan28SL12 chromosome 13, serCan2020, whole genome shotgun sequence:
TGATTCCCTCATACTGTCAGCTTTTGGAAGGCTCAGACCTTGTGCTGTGCGTGTGCTCTGGGTCTGGTACTCGCCAGAAGGAGCAAAGGGTctctgtgcaggagctgtgaccCCTCTCTGTGTGATGCACGATGGCAGAAAGCGATGTCGTGTCTCCATTTGAGCCttgctcccagcctgtgctcgcatcctgagcagctgggaaagctgctctTCCCTTTGCTTGTTTGGGATGAAAATACATTATGCACTTGAGTTATGAATAAAAGATCAAGGGCAAATCTGTGTAATGCTTTACTCTGTGAATAAACCCGCCTTCATGGCACTCACACTCTTTGCTGGAAGATCCTTTCTCAGGGACACTCAGCCATTTAGCGTTGCTTTATGCTTTTTCTTCAAAGTGAAAGATTTGTTAGGGCTTCCCATTCGCACGTACTGCTGGATTTGAGCCGTGAGAATTTCACTGTGTGTAATTCACACTGCTGGATCAGGGGATAATCTCTGATTTAGCTCGGTATCACTTGTTCTTGCCTGGCTTGCCTTGCAGGGAGTCTGGAGCTGGCTGATGGGAAGGATACACCCCTGCTGGAGAGGTGTCTGGGTTAGGGGGCTGGAACTCGCAGGAGTCTGCGATTGCTTCCTCGCAGGCTCTGTTCTCTCTGTGGCTGAGGCTGGATTGGCAGTCCTGTCTGGGAGCACCAGTGCAGGACACAGTTTCTGCCTCTCAGGGAAACCACTAGCCCTCATGATAGGCCCAGTCCAGACATTTCCTTATTCCTCTGCCATGCCACCATTCTCAGAAACTGCCCTCTTCTCTCTGGCTTGATGGAGTTCGGCCCTGGGAAACATTGCCTGGGCTCAGTACTCAGACACAAGGCTGCTGAGAAGCACAGAATGTTACAGGGAACAGGGCTGAAGGATCCTTAGGTGGCACCTTGAAGTTGTTCCTGAATCAAAGTGCAAGCCTGGAACTGGAAGTGctgttcttctttcttccttttttattttaactattGTGTGTAAAGATCACACAGAGCGATGAAAGTTCTCATGTGGCTTTTTAGGTGGAATCTTCTATCCAAAATCCAgctcaaatgtattttttcctcagaattGCTACTTCAGTTTCTGCTACTTTCAGTTGCTCCTTCTCCAGGCACCTCAAAGCTCTTGTGTTGTTGCTGATAAACAGCTTCCACATTTCTCACTGTGTGTGGGCGACTTGATTCGAATTTCCAGCCTGTGAGTTTCCTCTGGAGAGGGGAGgtgatacacacacacacaccctgctACTCCAGCCCAGGTAACTCTGTCCTTCCTTTCTAGCCCtcaatgctgctgcttttcagacaCCTGTTTCTAACACCCACCAAACTCAATAAAGTCACTTGTTCCGTGATTTCCTGAAATGCCAATTTAGCACTTTGTCACAAGGAATGACCTCAAACCTGTGAATGATGTCACAGCATTCATGGATTGGCTTCCAGCACAGCTATGCTGGGGCTTTTGGAACATACACTTTAAGCTCAGACTAAATTTTCCCTTGCCTGTGCTGAAGGTTATGAAGGCATCTGTCAGAAGTGAGAAGTGCTTCATCCTCCTCCCTTTGATGGAtactgcttttctcttccatcAGAACTGTAGTTGCTCCTTGGTGTGGTCCTGACACATATTTTACATTTAGGTCGCCATGTATTTGGCCCAGATTTTAAAGTTTCACTCTCTCAAGCTGCATTTTGATGAATTTGGCCCATGGCTTGTATTTAGCTGGGGAGCATTATGTGATGCTTTTACTCCTGAAGTCATTTCATCAAAAGAAATTGTGTTACAGTGAAATGATTGGAACATCCCatgtgaagaaataaaagcaggtgCTGAATTGCTTTCATTACTATTTGAAAAGTGCAGTTGCATTTCTAAAGCTGTTGTGATTAAAATTCTatgggttttgttcttttcaaagGGCAATTCTGATGATAATGTTTCAAAAAGACTTCGAGCTTAGAGCTGTCTCTACTGGCTAATCACAGGGAATCCGTGCCTGCTGCTCGTTAGAGCTTGTCAGGAGTCCCAGGTGTGGAtagctctgtccctgctcactgagCACCTGCACATCCCACTGGCTGTGGGTGCGGGCCCCGAGCAGCAGCGCCGGGCTGAGCTCCACCCCCAGCCTCGGGCCTTGGGCTGTTGTCACGGGGACATCACAAACGCTTCCGTGCTGGTTTGAGCGCTGTCAGCTCTTACTGGGGAGAGGGAATGGATTCTTCAAGCCCTGCCAGTATGCCACCCCTGCCTTtatgaaaatggattttaattaGATGGCAGCATATGAACTCACATGGacaactgaaatatttgcaaaagcTGATGCAATTCTCCCTGCTGTGAACAGGGACAGCACTGGCACTCCCAGAGGCAGCTGTCGATCCCGATCCCTCTGGCTGGTCATGCAGGTGTTAAATCCTGTCTGCACCGACTGCACCAGGCTCTTAAAAAGGTAATGAAGACATTTAAGTGAACATGATCTCACATCCCACCTTTAAATCCTCTGTGCAGGGGTTATGGAGCACTTGACCTGCactgcttcagctgctctgcagagccacaagggcaGGACACAAGACCTGAGCTTTTCTGAGGCACAACCAGCACACCCTGTAGTGGCACCAGATTCTGCTGGTTTGAAAATAAGGATCCTGAACTGAGAGACAGACTCTGTTGAGGAGTGCGCAAGTTGCTtcagaatgaatgaatgaaggTAAAATTCAAGGGTTTGATTAATTGTTCAGCTCTCagatttaatttgaaaagcCTGTATGTACACAAGTAATGATTTTCTGTCTTAGccttgaaaattattcttttttgctattttgttttaaattactgcCATGTTTTGGGAAGAATCTCATCTGAAGCCTCAGCTGGTGCTAATACACCAAGGTTGTGGATTCAGTCCCCATGCATGTGGATCTACTTAAGAGCTGGATTCCATGATCCTTgacccttccaactcagaatattgtGTGAATCTGTGAACTTAAGTGCACTCAGCAACATCTACCCCTgcatggtgactccatcacAGAGAGACTTCACTCTAAAGCTTTTAGCCAACCTTTGAGTAAAAGGCTTTCCTTTCTCATATGTTATCATTCCGAGAAGAGTATTTTTGCCCAGAAGTGGTGTGAGCTCTCacggggctgtgctgccccGTTCTCGCGGATGCCCGGCAGTGTGGGGTGCTCCGGAGAGCCGCTTCCGCAGCTCCTCCGCTGGGTTTCGGCTGCCGCCGGGGTGCCGGCTCCTCTCTCCGTGCCCGCAGCGCCCGGGCCGAGCAGCGGGGACGGACACGAGGTGGCGGTGCCGGCGCGCCCGCGGCTCTCCCCGTTAGAGACCCACAAGGAAAGCGGGTCCTCCGCACCGCCGGAGCCGCCCCCggtccctcctcctccctcccgcGCCCCGCGGCGGGTCCCCTCCCTGCCGGCTCGGGGAGATGAGGAGCGGCAGCAGCGGGAGAGAGTCCCGGTCCTGCCCGGCAGCCGCGGCCGCGCGCACCCGGAGCCCCCGCGCAGCCCGCACCGCCGGCGGGGACCCCGCGGAGCCGGGACAGGCACGTTGCGGGCGGGCAGGGGACGGGCGCTGCCGGCCGAGGGGACGGAGCGGGAGGGACCGCACCGCAGCTCGGGCGGGGAGCAGCGGGCGGCAGCGCTGCCCGGCCCCAGCCAGGCGGGGACCGGCGCTGTCCGCGGTGCTGCCCGGGCTGGGCGCGGCGCTGCCGCTGTCCGCGGTGCTGCCCGGGCTGTGCGCGCCCTGCCGTGCCCGCCTGTCCCGGTGCCGGCGCTGCCCGGCGCTGCCCGCTCGCGGCGCTGCCCGGTGCCGGCGCGGGACGCGGCGCCCATCCCGGCCCGACTCCTTTAAGATGATGCAATCGGCATCGCCCTCCGCGCTGCCGACCCCGCGCGGCTGAGCGGAGCCCGGAGCGCGCAGCGGGGCGGAGCGGAGCAgcgcggggcggccccggcggtGCCCGCGGTCCCGGCGGGCCATGGGGGAGCCGCCGGCCGCGCTGCCGCCGCGGGAGCCGCCGGAGCCCGGCAGTGCCTAGCGCAGGCTGCGGGCTTTCTGCAAGTCATCGGGGCCGGCGGACGCGCCCCCGCTGCCCTCccgctcccccagcccagcacatccaCTCgggaattattttatttatttgtttgtttgtttgtttgtttattttctcccGCCGTGCTGTATGTACTGGTTTCCTCGTCACCCGCCATGGTTAACTTCCCTGTGACTCGGTTTAACACTTGAGACCTCCGTGGATGCTGCTAAGAGCACTTCTCTTGCCTTTGCTGTCCCTTGCTGGGATCGGATTCACTCTACCCGGACCCTGTGTGCCTGTATGTGTGTTCTGAGTGTCTTgacattttggttttctttacaAGAGCTATGCATTAATTGTTACTAAGGTAAGACTCCCTGTTCTTGTTCCCTCATGTGCATGTCTAATTTAGATGTTTCTTTAAAGATGAAGTatgcaatttcttttaaacagtgGAGTCATATGTAGCCCTTCCATTGATGAATACTTGTGAAATAGAAGCGTAGAACTTGCCAAAAAAAAGAGACCTATTTAGCAGATTTAGCTTGGCTCTacaaactgctctgcttttctctgttgcaGCAGCTGTGATGCTTAGAAGAGTAATTTGtgccttgttttgttttcccttttcacaGACCTGTGAATGACCATAGGCTTGGCTTGACCTTGATTTTGATGGCTTTGTTGGAAGATCTGATGATGTGATTGCATGTCATGAGGTGATTGCTCTCCAGCCTCCAGCCTCCGTGGCTCAGTGTATAAACCACTTCTGCCACACTGTCACTCATGGAcaattcaaatttttcttttaaacaatcCTTTTGGCATTTTTGTTTCCTCACTTCTCATTTCCCCCTTGTTTCTTCTCAGTGTTGGGAGCTCTATTCTACCCTCTGATGTGATTGATAGTCctgcttctctgtgctgctgatttCCAGTTTAAACTACAATGGCTCTAAGTGGCAACTGCAGGACTTACCTTCCTGCCCGGGAGCAGGGGCCGGGGCTGCACTCCTTCCCCGAGGTGGTGGAGCTCAACGTGGGCGGCCAGGTTTACTTCACTCGCCACTCCACCTTGGTAGGCACCCCTCACTCCCTGCTCTGGAAAATGTTCACCCCAAAGAGAGACACAGCCAACGATCTGGCCAAGGACTCCAAGGGAAGATTCTTCATTGACAGAGATGGTTTCCTGTTCCGCTATATTCTGGACTATCTCAGGGACAAGCAAGTGGTTCTGCCCGACCACTTcccagagaagggaaggctcaggAGGGAGGCTGAGTACTTCCAGCTCCCAGACCTGGTCAAGCTCCTGACTCCTGATGACACCAAGCAAAGCCCTGATGATTATTGCCACAGTGACTACGAAGAGGTGTCTCAGGGCAGTGACACCAGAATTTGCCCCCCCTCGTCACTCCTGCCACCAGACCGCAAGTGGGGATTCATCACCATCGGCTACCGTGGCTCGTGCACCGTTGGCAGGGAGAGCCAAGCAGATGCCAAATTCAGGAGGGTCCCAAGGATTTTGGTTTGTGGAAGGATTTCTTTGGTCAAAGAGGTTTTTGGAGAAAGTTTGAATGAAAGCAGAGACCCAGACAGGGCTCCAGAAAGGTACACCTCCAGGTTTTATCTCAAGTTCAAGCACCTGGAGAGGGCTTTTGACATGTTGTCCGAGTGTGGATTCCACATGGTGGCCTGTAACTCCTCGGTGACGGCTTCCTTCGTCAACCAGTACACAGACGACAAGGTCTGGTCCAGCTACACCGAATACGTCTTCTACCGTAAGTACCAGCCGCGGGGGGAGAGCAGCGCCGAGCTCCGGCCGCCGTGCCACCGAGCGAGCGTTCCCGCAGCGCGGGGAGCGCCCGTGCCCGTGCCTGCCCAGGCTCGAGCAGTGCTCAGATCCGGGGGACACCTTTCCGTGCGGGCTGTGCAGGTGAAGCGGGGCTGAGCTCGGCGGGCCGGGCCTGGCTAGGTGGCAGCACAGACTGCCGAAAGCACCGTGCCTGTGCCCGGAGGACGCGATGCCTCTGGAGCGGTAAATCAGCGCCCGAGTGCCTCGCACTCTTCCCGGGACGTGTGGGACACAAACCGAGGGTGCAAACACTGTGAAATTCATTACAGAAAACCTTTAACTGGGATTCGCTTTGCAAAGGTAATAGAGGTTTGTTAATCATCAGGCACAGGCAGCCGAGCCATCTGTCAGCAGCCCTGACACGCTTCCACGCAGGGAGGGGAAAACACAATTCCATCCCTCTGGCCGCATTTCAGCAGGGCactctcagagcagctgctgtgctctggaatGAGGGCTCggagcagagaggggcaggggctgggcctGGTTACACAACACGGCCGTGGAAAAGCGAATGTCCTCTCCAGGAGCAGCGTGTGCCCTGCTTCCCGCAGCCACCCCGGAGCcacgctgctgctgccctgagctggagtGCTCAAGGACTCATTAACTTCAGCTGATAGCCAGGTACAGCCTGGTTACCAATGGTAACACCGGGCTAATCTGGATCCCGTGAGCCTGTACCAGAAAATCATTCCACATCTGCTGTGCCAAAACGTTTGAGAGGTTCGTGAGGCTCTTTGCCTCCATTTTCATTTGAGGAGGATGAAGGATGGAACAGTTGCATCCATCAGTGtagccagctgctgctttggcagGTGGCCTTGAGATAGAGGGATagagggacagaaggacagagggaTAGAGAGATAGAGAAactgagggacacagggatagagggacagagggacacaaggatagagggacagagagagggagaatgCAGAGCTGCCACCCTGGGTGTGGTGCTCACAGTGAGCAGGCTCCTGGCGTGGGGAGCTGACAAAAGTTTTCGGTGGAGGATGCATCAGGAAGTGAACAGTTTGGGTGTAATTCCATGGATTCAGTGCCATCTACTCTTGTGTGGGGCTCAACAGGCAGCCCTAATCTGCTTATGCAATGAAGCTTAAGTTAGCATCCTGAAAAGACATCTGGGTTTTTGACATCTGTAGATTTActtaaaattagttttctaGCTGGATTTCTTAGCAAAATAGTTCTAAGGTCATGGATCAGCTTATATTCCAACAGGGATAGATGATTTGTGTTAAGGAGCTTCTGTTTGAAATTACAGTGTCTTGTACAAGTTCTAGGAGGAGAATTAATGTAGGTAAAGGAATGGATAAGAAAAATTGTGCTGGCGTTTATATttgaaatagggaaaaaatataagtCCTTTAAAGGCACAATGATCTCTGCTAATTGAAGAGAGGATGAACATAGGCTTTCCCTGAATTAGCAGAACAGACTCCTGATTTTCATATCTCTGAAATTTTTACCTTAAAGAATTGCACACTGCTCCCACATCACTTCAGCCAGGGTAGGGACCAAGAGGAGAGGTACCGTAGAAATTTTGGAGAATGAAAGTTCATAGCAGGTGTCACAAAATCTTCCCTCATCAGTTGAATCTAATTGAAGTTCCTGGAAAGATTCCTACTCAGTTCAGCAGGCTTTGGGTTTGGCTCTGatgggttttgtggggttttgacACAGATACAGTTTCACAGGTGGATTTTTCAGTGTCCTTCCCCAGGTAAAAGCCAAAGCCATGGCTGTGGTGCCAGATGACCCTTTCTTGTCCCAGCCCGAGTGGTTCAGTTCTGaatggtgctggtgctgctgccatggagctctggctgtggaTCAGCCCCACAcgcagggctggctgcagccgACACACCTGACAGCTGGCTCCACCTGCAGCAAAGGAGCTCCCTCTCCAAATCTCCTGAAATGACTCCATTCCCATTGTCCCAAAGCCTTTTCATCTGAAACTTTGAGGACCCATAAAACTGACATCTGGCTTTGCAGTGGAACATGgcatctcctctgcagctgcttaGCCATAATTACTTCTTTAGATGCTGCCAGCTGTGTCTGTGTAAGCATTAATCAtccagctgctgtgagcaggtTAATGGGCCTGAACCTGGAGGAGTCTAACAcagctggggaggcagaggcagaggtggtctttgcagggctgctcaggaaCTCCCGTGAAAGGTCTGTTGGAGGAAATATTCTCAGCTGGAAATGGATGATCAGCTCCAAAGGAGCAAGAATACAGGGAGGAATGGTGTTTCAATACACCAAGCACATTGTATGCTCCAAATAGCACCGAGAAGGAAAATGCCTGTGGTTGGCACACAATAAAGAGCATTTTTCATGTTCAAATCCATCTGAAAGTGGCTGAGATGGAGCGGAGAGGGTGTGAGCTGAGCAGTCTCACACGGGTACAGTGCAGGGGAGAAATGCACCATCAATATTGCATGGCCCTTTGTCCCACGGGCACGTGCCCTGCTGTTAGGGGGTGTAGGAGAGAGAGCTCCCCGTGGGGGAGGCTttcccaaaccagccctgcaggtgagCCTGGCAcggccagccctgagctgtttGCTGAGAAGAGCCCAGGGCGTGGGCACAacaggggcactgccaggctccagccagccccagatGGGCCGAGGCACTGCAGGGCTTGgaggcaggctgggatgggCCAGCAGAGCCACTCCCGAGCAGTTCTGTGACACACAGCTCCCGTGGGGTGGCAcggggcactgccaggctcctgctcacaggaggggaggggctggagccgAGGGGCTGCCcatgcatttcctttccctccagTTTCTCCTATAGCAAAGATATTTCCTTACATTTTCTACTGGCTATGGCTGGATTTCTGACCAGAACCATTTTGTGGGTTGCCCCCCACTATTGCTTTAGTGATCCTAAAGTAAAACTTCATCTCCAAAGTCTCTCATTTTTGAAGAGGGTGAACAGCCTCTGCTTGGGTCTTCATTTTCCCCTGTTTTCAGCCTTTACAATGTGATGAACTGAAAGTGTGCCCTCGAGCATCTGGTGACAGTGGTGTTGGGGGCgggggctgtgacagcagcaggctggctcagccctCTGTAGCCTGGCCCCATTCCTGGGCCGTGGCAGCACCGTGCTCCTCTCCACCATAACCCACAAACCAGCACTCTGCTCCttccatcccacagctctgtcacactgGGGGTGACACCCTGCAtgtggctgctggcactgccaggagagcagatcagcagggtgggaagggacaaggcctgagctcctgccagcagtgctgtgacacGGCGGGACGTGTGTGCCTGTGGGGCAGCTGGGACctcagggacacagccagggatggcctggcatggcatggcatggcatggcataAAACTGCCTGTCAGCCCTGTGTCACATGGCTATTGTCCCAACACCCTGGAGCCATGTCCCCTCTCTCTCTGAGAAGGGCTGACAGGAGGGTTGGTCTGATTTGGTGGAGTCTTTCCTTGTACtggccccttcccagctgcacacagggagcagcccaggcaccTGCAGATGTGCAGAGGAAAAGGTGAGACATTGCTGGTGCTGTAGCTCTGAAAGCCAAGGATGGATGAAGGATGCTCCTGCAGGCcttgtgctggctctgctcgCTCCAGgaccctggggatgctggggccCCCcttgctctgggcaggagctggccaGGTGTgccttgcagctgctggctgatgGGCAGAGATGTTTGTGAAGCAGGCTGCAGAGTATCCTGGGGTAAAAAGATGAATCCTCTTGGGTGGGGAcgtgcaggaggaaggagaaatgtCAGGCGATATTCCCAACGCCTGTCCTTTGGGCACTGTTCCCTGGGATAATCCTGGAGTCTGTTTCACAAGAGGATCCATTTGGGattgctgcagccagctggggccTGTCACTGTGCATGTGTGACTGAGCTAAAGGATCCCATACTGATGTGCCTACCACTGACTCATAAATTCATTGTGTGGCAGAAATTTGACTCACAAAACGGAGCAGCCTTTGCACAGTGAcacccacagctgtgctgtcaAATGGGCAAGATGTGGGAGAGGAACATCACCCAGTTCTCTTTAAACCAATACTGTCACATgatccaggagctgcttctgtCTGGTTTTAAATCAGTGAAGATCAAAATGACCCCAAAGTGAGCAAAATGAAGTCTAATCCAATGAATAATGCAAGCTTCTTCCCTGCTGACAGGAGATGTTTCTGTTTCCAGGTAATTATTGTCATCATTGATGCCTCTGGTTCCTCTTGCCAAAGCAAACCCTCTCACCAGGATGATCATCTGCAGGTGGTGGGGCTGAGCCAGCCAGGTCTGTCAGTCTGTTCATGGCTGAAGGACCTTCCTCCAAGCTTTTTTGCTCTCCCAATTTTTCAGGGCAGACTGAAAAACCTGCAGAGTTGATTAGAGTTATTCCATAGATGAGAAATGCTGTTATTTATTGGAAACCAGTTGTGTCAAATCTGATTGTCAGATTAGGCCAAGAATCTGCTGCTCAGTGAgtaagcaaagcaaaacatgaCAAAAGAGTTGGTTGGATTTAGAGCTCAGAGTTGGTTGGATTTAGGGCTCAGAGCTGGTTCTAACAATCTACAGCCAGTGATGTTGAGGAGGCCGTGAGGGTGGCTTTGGCTCTGGCCTGTCTCTGCCCAGTACTCGCTGGCCCTTTGGCCAGGGTTACCCCTGGCCCTTGGGAGTGACCCTTATGGACTGCCCTGCTTCTGTCCACATCTGTCCCCTGCTCCAAGCACCTCCTGGGCATGGCAGCAacccctgtcccagcagctgcacagcagccaggcaggctgctgCCAAGGAGGAGCcttgtccctctgtccctctgtccctctgtccctctgtcctgtgactgggggaaggaaggggctTTGTGGCTGAGGAGATAAatcagccctgcctgcagacGTTTTGAGCGGGTTGTGGCCTGCAGTTTgtgttttccctcccttcccaagcTGCCAGGATGGCAGTgtgccaggggcacagcagACACCCCCGTGGGGCCAGGgcctggctgtgggcacagctgtgggcacatcttcactgtccccagccaccagtgctgccacagggagtggggagggatggaggcacAGCCTCCCCCTGGCACttgagtgctgctgctgctgctctgtgatcCAGAAAAAGACCATAATGACTAACAGATTAACCAAGGAGAGCTGGCatttagggaggaaaaaagagaaatccatGTATTTGAAAGTGCAGCCTTGAGCTGCcgtgtgccaggagcagcacacgAGGTGCCCAGCCCCGTCTGGGAGCggagcaggctctgctgtgctggaagcagcagggtgtgccagggagggctgagggCACGGGGaatgcctgccctgctgccccgGAGGGCACTCCTGGGTGGGGTGACCCATgaccctgggcagggctgaacacggctcccagcagcccctttctgcagctccttcagcctgctgagctctgcctcctccagagCTTGCTGAAGTGTAGCTGTGActctcaggaaaacagaaagagtGAAGGAGTGCAAATGAGAAAACACAACCCGACGTTTGCCGTTCAATAAATACCAGCAACATATTGTGCACACAGACAAACACTGCCTTGCAgcaggttgggttttttctgtccAGCCATCCtagatttgtttaattttgtaaCCACaatattttctcagtttctcctcttttttttttcgGCTTTTCAAGTTCAAGGCTAACGTACAATAAATATGGAGACGCAAAGCAAAATCTAAATTACATCTTTGCACACAGAAAGAAGAACCCTTTTTTCTTTGAGCTTCCTTGCTCAAAATTGTATTTCTtatgaaggaagaaaacagactAAAGTGCTTTAGGCTTGGTGGAGTCACTTCAATTGTCACTGAGGTGTGATGCTGCCTGAGCTAGCCAGACCCAAGAATCCTGTGGCAGCGATTCCCCTGCTCCTTTCAGATGTACTCAGGTTAATTCTGGAATGCACTCAAACATTGCTGCCATTATCAGGGCTCCTAACGCTGCTCCCAGTGCCTAAGGaacagaggagctggagctgcagatgtgCTGGGTGAGGGAGGGTGCTGTGGGGATGGCTTGGCAGGTGCTGAACACCTGGAATATACCTGGCTTcatccagggctgctctgggcactcaggTGTGGTGCCAGAGCTCAGTGCTCAGGGGATGTGTCCctccctggctcagggcagcagcctggcctggtCCCAGGCTCATGGACCTGACTGAGCCTTCCCAGCCACTCTGGGCCCACACAGAGGGACTGCTTACCAGGGCATGCAGTGACAGGGCTTCCAACCCACCCCATTCAATGGTCCCGTGCTTCTATGGCTCCTGGAGCAAATGTCCCTTGGTGTGATTGTCCCTTGGCTTTATCTCTGCTAGCAGGGGCTGAGAAAATGAAGTGGAGAGTGCCCAGCAgaggcctggctgggctgttcTCCTTGGTTTCCCCAAAGCAGCTTGCTAAGTCAGCTGTCTAATGGTGTTTGAAGGAGAGCGAGAAGTCTGGAGCTCTTAgaattgttttgcatttcagtagCTGGTCCAAGCTGAGTTGAAATGCCCACAAATGTAAATTGGTCAATTGGAGGGTGCCCTGGTGACCCCACTATCGACTCTCGCTCATGTCCTTCccatccaggagctgctcatACATCACTTGTGTTACACATTTCCCTGCACTGCCTCTGACTCTCCTAAGGATGTGATTAACGATTTCCAGGAGCTCATTGATTAGCTGTTAGGGCAGCTAAAATTTCCTCTACCAGAAACAAAGTGAGGAGAACCGTGGCCATCCTGGTTTGCAATCCATCCTGgaaatcctgctgctgaggtgTTGGAAGGTGAGCACAACATCCCCAAACACTACATCCCAAGGAGGAGAATGatcctgggctctggggagtGTTCCTAGAGCagtctggaggcagcagcagcctgagggaTGCTCCCACCCTGGAtctgagcaggggctgcagctgggagcagacccagcactgccctcctggctgcaggcttGGCCAGGGCCTCAAAGTCAAGTTTAGAGAGAAAAATCCTCTCTGCATATTTTGGAGGAGACTCATTTCAGGACTTCAGATTGAATTTCCATCAATCTGAATCAGAGTGTATTTTTACAGTGGAATTAAATCAGGCTGAAATAGAACCCAGTGGAACATGCTGATTTTGACTGAATTTTacactttaaatatttccaaagcaaaaaacTCCAAGCAAAGCTTGAGTGAGAAAGACCACACCACCAGAGAGCTTAGGAAAGTGTTTGTGCTCCTGCTGAGGGAATGTCACTGGATTTCTCTCAGCTCGGAGCTTTCCCTGGTGTGGGCAGGTCCAGCTCTGGTCCCAGGAGGATCTCAGAGGCTGATCCCGAGGCTGGGAGGTGAACAGGGCTTACTGCAAATCTGCCCTTTGATGCTCCtataaaaatgggatttttgaCCACCACTTACACTCAATCTACCAGCAGGACCCATGATGGGGCTCTCACAGACAGCTG
Protein-coding regions in this window:
- the KCTD16 gene encoding BTB/POZ domain-containing protein KCTD16, with amino-acid sequence MALSGNCRTYLPAREQGPGLHSFPEVVELNVGGQVYFTRHSTLVGTPHSLLWKMFTPKRDTANDLAKDSKGRFFIDRDGFLFRYILDYLRDKQVVLPDHFPEKGRLRREAEYFQLPDLVKLLTPDDTKQSPDDYCHSDYEEVSQGSDTRICPPSSLLPPDRKWGFITIGYRGSCTVGRESQADAKFRRVPRILVCGRISLVKEVFGESLNESRDPDRAPERYTSRFYLKFKHLERAFDMLSECGFHMVACNSSVTASFVNQYTDDKVWSSYTEYVFYREPSRWSSSHCDCCCKNGKGDKEGESGTSCNELSTSSCDSQSEASSPQETVICGPVTRQPNIQTLDRPAKKGPVQLLQQSEIRRKSDLLRTLTSGSRESNSSKKKAVKEKLSIEEELEKCIQDFLKIKIPDRFPERKHPWQSELLRKYHL